In Anopheles arabiensis isolate DONGOLA chromosome 2, AaraD3, whole genome shotgun sequence, the genomic window TTCCACGTTGTTGTTCATTTTCGGTACCATATTTGCCACGCTCTTTGTTCCTAGCTTGGGGCTGAGCTGTGCGCTCAACGGATCACTCGGCGATTCCTTCGCTTCCCACAGCTTTTTCAGGCTGCTAATACTGCCTGTGCTTTTGCGTTTACCGTCCCCGTCCTCGCCACCTGCTCCGCTGCTGCCTGTTGACAGATTATCTCCGCTACCACCGCCGCTGTCCACCTTGAGCGAGTTCCCTTCCAGACTTTCGCGCTTCCGATCGTCACTCAGCTCAATCTTGATTTCAGTCTTTTTCAGCTCGATCACCTTGTTGCTGTCGATCGGGGCTGTACCCGTGACGATCGTGGACGCGACATTCGTTTTCTTCAGCTTCAGCGAGTTGAGCTCGTTATTCTCTAGGAGTAACTTGTTGCTGGAGTCCATACTGTTCTTGCCGGAAATGCTGGTTCCGTTTCGAACTACCATCGGCGTTCCCGTCTCACCCTTCTTCGCCGACCGATGGTTTTCGTTCtccgacgaggaggacgaagcAGAATTATCATTATTGTTCAGGATGTTGCCATTACTATTATTGCTGGATGCGGTGGtgttgaagttgttgttgtgaaTACTCTGCAGACTGTTGCCCCCCGCTTGGTGCTTGTTATTATTGTCCACATTCGACGTCGGGGGGTCGACAGACTCACccccgccgctgccgccattACTTGACACCTCCGTATTGTTTTGATCCACCTTGCGTAGTCTGGACTTGAAATCGATAATGCCTCCCGTGCTCTCCTCTTTCTTCGCCGGCTGGGCTGGTGCTCTTTTCGCTGTATCTACTTTCTTCAGCTGAGCTTTGAAGGGCGGCTGCGGTACGCCGGAGGCAGCGTTGGTGGCAGCACTGTAATTGTCATTAGCCGCTGCATTGGTAGATGGCAGGATGGTCGATTTTGACATCGACACCGGTTTGCGAAGCGAGCTAACGTCCGAGGACTTGTAATGGGAgattggctgctgctgctggtggtgctgtggtTCCTGCGCGGTCGTTAGTGGCGAGGGCGCCTTTGGTAAATGCATCGATTCCGCCAGCTCACTGACTAATTGTGATGCTGGATCGGAGGTGCCGTGCAGTGGACCGGCAGTTCGTTTACCCCCGACGACGTCACCCTGTAAACACTTTGGCACATTCGTTACACGTTTCGGGTCCGCTTTCAAGTCCTTCgcgggtggtggcggtggaatGGGAAGCGAGGACGGATCTCCCACGGTATTGATCATGGCATCAGCCGGACTGCCGAGTGAGCTGCACGAATCAGTGGAAGGTTCGCGTTTGCGCAAGCTTACGCCAAAGCGCGTGCTAGCCTCTTCGACGCTCGGTTCCGTGTTGCGCACATCGTTCGAGGGGGCGATCGATTTTTCCAACATGCCTCCTgaccctcctcctcctcctcctcctcgttgATCAAGCGGCATATCAAACTCCTCCGGGGGCGGCGGAAGATCCACCGGCGGTGGCGGAAACTCGAGATCGGCTAGCGTCGGCTGGACTGCTCGCTTAGGACTATTGTTTCCAACCGACCCGCGGAAGGAGGAGAACGTCATCATCGAACCGTCCGTAGTCGTTCGATGGCGTTGCAGTTTTGAAAGACTAGCTGTGGCCGAGTTGGACATGGTGACCCCACTCGAGGAGTTGCTTCGTATCATCTGTGGTTGTGCTTTGATTGCCGCTGCGTTTCGCTGCGCTAGTATACTGTTCGATATCGCATTCGCCGCTGCCATTGGCGGAGGCGGCGGTTCCGAAACCAGTGCCATGTTTGGATTCATGCCCATCTGCATTGGTGCCGCACCAGGCGGAGGCCCGACGacatgttgctgctgcggctgctggtgctgaggtaactgctgctgttgcaccgCCGGTTGGCCCTGCTGAATAACAGTGCCATCGCTTTGGCGCAACGATTCGAGGTACGCTCCTATTCGCGCATCCTTGGGCAGCGTACCGTATCTGTTGATGGCTTTCTTGACGTTCTGCACCTCAAGCGCACCTACTATCGGTGGCTGTCCAGTCCCTAACACTGGCGTACACGGTTGACCTCCCGGGCCGGGCGGTAGTTGATCACGGCGTGCTTGCTGGGGCAGGCGTTTGCTGCCCCGTGTTTCCAGCCCTCTATTGCCCATGATCGGGGCGCGCTTGAATGAACTTTGCTGGGGAGTTTTCTGAAACCCAACTGGTTCCGGATTGTCTGTATCGGTGTCCGGAGTGACCTCGGTTTGCTCATTCTCGGAATCAGTTGCCCGATTCATTAGGTTTGCCATATCACGGGAAAAtcctaaaataaaaattccgTCAGTTAGTTACGACATAAACGTTCAACAGTGATTATCGCTTGGAGTTAGTTTCTCAACCATCGAAAAGCTTGTTAGTTTAGCATTTAATGCGGTAGTCACAAACATACTGGATACAATTTtagttcaaatttggttacctttaaaatcataaaaaatcttTAGACTCGTAACACGATTCGTGAGCTTATTATGGTTGcggtttaaaataaattcctaATTGAAAGCACAAATATTCACATTGTTTAGTAAAAAAGTTAACACACAATCACTGTTAACGGTTGGGTTAAATTTTTCAATTGGTCAATGCAATCGAAAGCTTTCAAGAAATTTTATCGTGGTagcaataaatacaaaaagcACCAAAAGGCCAAACAATAACCGCAATTTTTGTCATGAAATACCTCGAAACAGCTTATCGATAAGGAAACTACTGCAAGAGGACGATTTTGTGATGGGAATAGTAGTACCGTTTGCATTTTGCTCGCCCTCGCCAAGCTTGCAATTGTCATCGTCTCGGTACGTTGAGTCACGGCTGGATGATAGCAGACTGGAACAAGATGATCGattaaaaatgttgttttcattcagCCTACATTGAAATTAGTTGTAGGCAATGATAAAATAATCACCGTACGTACCTTGTCCTCTTCGGAGGCGCCGGAGCCGTTTTGCCACGTTTGTTCGTTGTTCGTCGCATTTGCACACCAGCGGTAGATGGTTGCTTGTTCCCAAATGTGCTGAACTTcgaaccggaaccggaaccggaaTCTGTGAAAGCAACCATGTCGCAATTAGCGTTATGCATGTTTCCCATCCTTATTTAGGGAGCTTTTTCAGTGCAATACATACAATGCAGCAATACATCTTACGTAAAATAGGTAAAATATACAAAGCTTATAAAGGCTCTAGTGAGCGTATGAGTATTGCCAAAATTGTACATCACTAACAAACATATTCAAAAAAGAAACCTTCAAACTATACAAGAGTACGTACCAGAAATCGGTGTTATTGCAGGTTCGTGCTgcaccggctgctgctgctgttgtgtttgtgaCGGCGGAGGAGGTAgcagttgctgttgctgtagctgttgttgctgctgttgctgcataCCCATATGTGGCTTCTTGCTCATCTGCGGCGTTAGCTGCATCGGCATCACACCCACTCCTTGGAGTTGCTTCTCTACCGCTTCAGTAATGGAGGATTCCTGTCAACAGAAAATCTATCCGAATAAGACCTATTAGCGCTAGAGAGACACCCTATCTCTAATTACCTGAAACATGTGCTCCAGATCGTGATGGATGCTTTTGAACGTTGGACGATCTTGAGCATTCCACTGCCAGCACTTCCGCATCAAATCGTACACCTCGGGTGGGCAGCCGGGCGGTCGTTCCATGCGATAGCCAGACTCGAGCTTGTGGAATACGTCCGTGAGGTCGATCCCAGGATACGGCGACATGCCATACGTTGCAATCTCCCACAGCAGCACGCCGAACGCCCACACGTCCGATTTGGTGCTGAACTTATTGTACGCCAAGCCCTCGGGCGCCGTCCACTTGATGGGAAATTTGGCACCGGCGTGCGCCGTGTACGTATCGTCGCGCATCAGTCGCGCCAGTCCGAAATCTGCCACCTTTACCAGATTGTTATCGCCGACGAGGCAGTTGCGTGCTGCCAAATCGCGATGGATAAAGTTTCGACTCTCGAGATAGCTCATGCCAGAAGCGATTTGGGTAGCCATGTACAAAAGCGCCACGGCATCTAGCGTTTCCCGGCCGGCGGTGCGCAAAAAATCGAGCAAATTTCCGTGGCTCATGAATTCGGTAATGATGTAAAACGGTGGCTCGCGCGTGCAGACGCCTAAAATGATAATGCAATAAATGTTCCGTTAAGCACATTATTCAAACAATCCAGCAACATTTATCGTCTCGAATTGTTGTctaacaaaaatattcaatgaaCACATAAATTCACTGTATTACTATACATTACGTAGCTTGTTACACTTTGTTTCTGAAATAGCTGCTTAAAATCTGACTAAAACGTGTAAACAAAGCCTCGTGTGAACAAAATGATACCGATCGTCttaaaaatagacaaaaagcAAATTAGCTTGTTCATTGCCTGTTAAGCGATTTCGTCACACTGTTTAGCAAACATATTTCTATGCAGTGACGTTGATAGTGTGGCTATACTGTTCTGCTGGTAAATGGCTATTTTATGTATTCTTGGACCTCGTCACACTCTCTATCTTGCTGGTAAGCCCTCTAAAATCACGTTTGTTCGATGTTTCCTACGCCTGTTCGGGTGTCACTTACCTATCAGTTGCACCAAATTCGggtgtttcatttccttcATGATGGCGGCCTCTTCTAGGAAATCTTTTAAAGCCATCGTATCTTCTTTGAGCGTTTTAACGGCCACCGTGTTGCCGTAGCGCTTCCACACAGCCTCGTACACCTCGCCGTACTGCCCACCGCCCAGCTTGTGCTTCATGACGATGTCCGTCCGGCATATCTCCCACTCATCCGGCTCGGGGCTGAGCGGGAACACGgtcggtttgttttgcttcgggGCCGGGTACAGTAGGGGCGTAATCAAACCGTGGCCCTCGTGCAGCGCACTGTGATGGTGCACCAGTTCGGCCAGCGTGTTAAACTTGGCGTCGGCCGTGACGTACACCTTTCCGTCGGAGTCCTCCGATATTCTGTAGTGATAGACGCGCCCATCATACCGCAAGCTGATGCTGCGCTGGCCGGGCGAACTTTCGCTTTCACGCACCAGAAAGCTACCGTTGATGCCGGagcttagcaaatattcgGCCGCGTTGCGCGAAATCGGCCCATGATACCAGGAGTGTTTCTCCAGCGAGTTTAGCGGCGTCACGTAGTTCGACGGCACCCACCCAACATGGCCCGAGTCGGAGTGTGCCTCGCACCATTCGCCCGACTTGTTGTAGGACAGTATCCGCACCTGTTCGCCCTTTCGCAAGCTCAGTTGGTTTTCACCGCCGGCCTTGAAGTCGTACAGCGCGACAAACAACTGCGGATCGTCTTCCTCGGGTCCGGGTGCCAACAGGTTCTCCTTCGACGTCCATCGGTGAGCCGTTTCGAAGCTGGACTGTGCCGCGTTGGAGCTGCCCTGCGAGTGCATGGTGCCGGTATGGTTTTCCAACCCATCCTGATTCTGGCCCAGTAGATCCGTTGGTAACAAACTGCCAGGCGGTGGTATGTGAGGTAACGGGCGCGACTGAAGCAGTGCTTCTGTAACGATAAAGGAGATGGTAAAAtacgttaaaaaaataaaaatcatcaataCCACAATTTACCTAATACCACAATACCTAATAGAAATTGCATAAACACTAAGTGCATCTGCTATGCAAGAAACGATAACTGATTGTGCCAACACCTTTCCACACGCCAACCAGCAAGAAGTTCATTGCTCTACTCTCCTCCTTTCATAAATCGAgcaattttttcaatttgttgaAATTGACCGTCGGCATAAATTCCAAAACATCAAAACGAATGGATACATTTTCTGCACTTGCTTACAAAATCTACCACAGTTTGATGGAACACACCatgcaaatgcaaaatgcaaaacgaTTTTTCGAGGGACCTTCAAATATTCAGCCCCCCTAAAACACAGGCCGAACTAGATTCACCGACACGATTCAAACATTGGACATGGTAGTGGCGTGTGAAATGAAAGTACAAAACCGCCGTTTGCCTGCCGAGACGGACAGTTCCGAACGAAAGCGTGAGTGCGATTGATATGTACTCGTTCCCCCAGCCGTACGACTTTCCCTCTTTATTTTGCGTGCGTACCACCGGGCCCCTGCCTACGACCGTTAAGACGTTATTAATGGTAACGATTATTATTCACCACAAATGCATCATTACAGAAGAATGTGCTTTTCCCATAACGAACGATCCCGAAGTTGCCCGGAGTTTGAGAATGAACTGTGCAGAAAATGGCTGCAATTTAAAAGGGGTAAGCAATTATTATGTAGCGTAGCTTACAATCATATTTGTTCACATTGTTATGGTGATTTTCTGGCACTTGTTTAGgaaaattagtaaaaaaaattgtacagCATTTTACAGATAGGGGttctacacaaacacaaaagttTCATTGTCGTTCTTTGGAGctctttttaaaattataaacatAGTTGTTTCAACATCTTATAATTGAACAAGACCTCAATCAcagaaaagaagaacaaatgaTAATGTGTCATCAAAGTGTTTTGTCGTAACAATACCATTCGCCGTGATGATCGCTTTATTTTCCTGATAGTTATTTAATGAGTTAATATATGATTTCatcagaacaaaaaaaaacacgcaccggAAGGtcgcaataaaaacaaaactattctCTACGACATTGAAACACATTTACCACCAACACACGGCCCATTAATGAGACACACGGTCTTGGTCTGCCTCTGCGTCTAATACACTGAAACCTACTCAACCGCCGGCGACTCAACTGTGTATCACGTTCAAATCAACAAACATAGACACCAGTAGTTAGGGCGTGTGCTATAATAAGGTCGAGGGCAACATGTGCGGGATAGTGATCTTGTACCACACCACCACGAGAGAACCATTTAAGCGAAGGAGAAAATTTTCGCAACACATGTCCGGCTGGCGGTGAAAGTCGTTCGGTAGATGGATTATGGTAGGGCCTCTGTATAAACAAAGTACAGGTATTTAATTGGATGGATGTAAGTGTAGCCGTACCATCAGATGGGACACCTCCTTTAGCTTGAAGACAACGGTGTTACGGAGGAAAATTAGATTGCCGGGTTAACTGCTGCTTGCGTCAAAGGGGTGCCGTGTTTTATCCGCATCGTCGAAGGGGCCATATACGGTTTGCGAGAATCAATATTACTACCTCACCCAGCAGCCGTAATCGATATCATTCAATATTGCCAAACATCGATGTCGACCTTGACACGGTCTAACCTGTATGCTCTTTTCGGGCCTCGCCATCGTATCATTGTTGGATACTGGCCAACCTGCATTATGTCACAGGCCCGGAACAAACAGATGCAGATGCTTGTTCAAACGTGAAACATAAATTGGATTGGCAATTACTGCTCTGCTCGGAAACAACATGCAAAATGAGTGCTCGGCAGATGCCATGCTCATGCtctaataattttaaatcgtAAATCACAGTAtggaaaaaaatccatttctaCTACAAGACCATTTAATCGGGGTTAAGAAATGTTACGTGGACACACGgtgcgtttgcttttttggaaCTGACTAAGTGTATCTATTGGTgatgtgaaaaatgaagttttcattaaaatcgattccggatagtaggtccagAATCAGTTCCCGAAATCGATTGCAGAATCAGCTCCGCAATcgaaattggctccggaatcagaatcggtttcggagTTGGAAATGGCTCCGAAATCTGAATCGGCAtcggcatctccataagaataggcgtttgggtccaatgatacTATGTATTGATAGCAGGAAAGAATCttaatttacttgtaaacgatccattttcatggagattcccgggctgatttcgcttctgaaacttcttatttcaattcaagaactgattctcattccg contains:
- the LOC120908387 gene encoding tyrosine-protein kinase Abl isoform X2; amino-acid sequence: MGAQQVKERPTGTISTLGAGSSIRSSRSKPRSSKDARTLGSNIFTEHSEALLQSRPLPHIPPPGSLLPTDLLGQNQDGLENHTGTMHSQGSSNAAQSSFETAHRWTSKENLLAPGPEEDDPQLFVALYDFKAGGENQLSLRKGEQVRILSYNKSGEWCEAHSDSGHVGWVPSNYVTPLNSLEKHSWYHGPISRNAAEYLLSSGINGSFLVRESESSPGQRSISLRYDGRVYHYRISEDSDGKVYVTADAKFNTLAELVHHHSALHEGHGLITPLLYPAPKQNKPTVFPLSPEPDEWEICRTDIVMKHKLGGGQYGEVYEAVWKRYGNTVAVKTLKEDTMALKDFLEEAAIMKEMKHPNLVQLIGVCTREPPFYIITEFMSHGNLLDFLRTAGRETLDAVALLYMATQIASGMSYLESRNFIHRDLAARNCLVGDNNLVKVADFGLARLMRDDTYTAHAGAKFPIKWTAPEGLAYNKFSTKSDVWAFGVLLWEIATYGMSPYPGIDLTDVFHKLESGYRMERPPGCPPEVYDLMRKCWQWNAQDRPTFKSIHHDLEHMFQESSITEAVEKQLQGVGVMPMQLTPQMSKKPHMGMQQQQQQQLQQQQLLPPPPSQTQQQQQPVQHEPAITPISDSGSGSGSKFSTFGNKQPSTAGVQMRRTTNKRGKTAPAPPKRTSLLSSSRDSTYRDDDNCKLGEGEQNANGFSRDMANLMNRATDSENEQTEVTPDTDTDNPEPVGFQKTPQQSSFKRAPIMGNRGLETRGSKRLPQQARRDQLPPGPGGQPCTPVLGTGQPPIVGALEVQNVKKAINRYGTLPKDARIGAYLESLRQSDGTVIQQGQPAVQQQQLPQHQQPQQQHVVGPPPGAAPMQMGMNPNMALVSEPPPPPMAAANAISNSILAQRNAAAIKAQPQMIRSNSSSGVTMSNSATASLSKLQRHRTTTDGSMMTFSSFRGSVGNNSPKRAVQPTLADLEFPPPPVDLPPPPEEFDMPLDQRGGGGGGGSGGMLEKSIAPSNDVRNTEPSVEEASTRFGVSLRKREPSTDSCSSLGSPADAMINTVGDPSSLPIPPPPPAKDLKADPKRVTNVPKCLQGDVVGGKRTAGPLHGTSDPASQLVSELAESMHLPKAPSPLTTAQEPQHHQQQQPISHYKSSDVSSLRKPVSMSKSTILPSTNAAANDNYSAATNAASGVPQPPFKAQLKKVDTAKRAPAQPAKKEESTGGIIDFKSRLRKVDQNNTEVSSNGGSGGGESVDPPTSNVDNNNKHQAGGNSLQSIHNNNFNTTASSNNSNGNILNNNDNSASSSSSENENHRSAKKGETGTPMVVRNGTSISGKNSMDSSNKLLLENNELNSLKLKKTNVASTIVTGTAPIDSNKVIELKKTEIKIELSDDRKRESLEGNSLKVDSGGGSGDNLSTGSSGAGGEDGDGKRKSTGSISSLKKLWEAKESPSDPLSAQLSPKLGTKSVANMVPKMNNNVEAEDGSVGGGHDATQQQQQQQEQLQQANAGPAGCVSTGTLGSNKKPAVPMKPSKFASIYATPVQNMMQTASSTVASATGSSVGGGGTSNTSNIYAKSNDSSSIIQQSDKPASTTGSATPSAGGRESILELVQLLQTSLKQPVGNISASQWLALSDRLNSLQSSCVTFADNESLPPHAKFHFRELVTRVENQARSLRSASNKNVQDNEKLVQEVGQSLKQISNALHR
- the LOC120908387 gene encoding tyrosine-protein kinase Abl isoform X1, with protein sequence MGAQQVKERPTGTISTLGAGSSIRSSRSKPRSSKDARTLGSNIFTEHSEALLQSRPLPHIPPPGSLLPTDLLGQNQDGLENHTGTMHSQGSSNAAQSSFETAHRWTSKENLLAPGPEEDDPQLFVALYDFKAGGENQLSLRKGEQVRILSYNKSGEWCEAHSDSGHVGWVPSNYVTPLNSLEKHSWYHGPISRNAAEYLLSSGINGSFLVRESESSPGQRSISLRYDGRVYHYRISEDSDGKVYVTADAKFNTLAELVHHHSALHEGHGLITPLLYPAPKQNKPTVFPLSPEPDEWEICRTDIVMKHKLGGGQYGEVYEAVWKRYGNTVAVKTLKEDTMALKDFLEEAAIMKEMKHPNLVQLIGVCTREPPFYIITEFMSHGNLLDFLRTAGRETLDAVALLYMATQIASGMSYLESRNFIHRDLAARNCLVGDNNLVKVADFGLARLMRDDTYTAHAGAKFPIKWTAPEGLAYNKFSTKSDVWAFGVLLWEIATYGMSPYPGIDLTDVFHKLESGYRMERPPGCPPEVYDLMRKCWQWNAQDRPTFKSIHHDLEHMFQESSITEAVEKQLQGVGVMPMQLTPQMSKKPHMGMQQQQQQQLQQQQLLPPPPSQTQQQQQPVQHEPAITPISDSGSGSGSKFSTFGNKQPSTAGVQMRRTTNKRGKTAPAPPKRTSLLSSSRDSTYRDDDNCKLGEGEQNANGTTIPITKSSSCSSFLIDKLFRGFSRDMANLMNRATDSENEQTEVTPDTDTDNPEPVGFQKTPQQSSFKRAPIMGNRGLETRGSKRLPQQARRDQLPPGPGGQPCTPVLGTGQPPIVGALEVQNVKKAINRYGTLPKDARIGAYLESLRQSDGTVIQQGQPAVQQQQLPQHQQPQQQHVVGPPPGAAPMQMGMNPNMALVSEPPPPPMAAANAISNSILAQRNAAAIKAQPQMIRSNSSSGVTMSNSATASLSKLQRHRTTTDGSMMTFSSFRGSVGNNSPKRAVQPTLADLEFPPPPVDLPPPPEEFDMPLDQRGGGGGGGSGGMLEKSIAPSNDVRNTEPSVEEASTRFGVSLRKREPSTDSCSSLGSPADAMINTVGDPSSLPIPPPPPAKDLKADPKRVTNVPKCLQGDVVGGKRTAGPLHGTSDPASQLVSELAESMHLPKAPSPLTTAQEPQHHQQQQPISHYKSSDVSSLRKPVSMSKSTILPSTNAAANDNYSAATNAASGVPQPPFKAQLKKVDTAKRAPAQPAKKEESTGGIIDFKSRLRKVDQNNTEVSSNGGSGGGESVDPPTSNVDNNNKHQAGGNSLQSIHNNNFNTTASSNNSNGNILNNNDNSASSSSSENENHRSAKKGETGTPMVVRNGTSISGKNSMDSSNKLLLENNELNSLKLKKTNVASTIVTGTAPIDSNKVIELKKTEIKIELSDDRKRESLEGNSLKVDSGGGSGDNLSTGSSGAGGEDGDGKRKSTGSISSLKKLWEAKESPSDPLSAQLSPKLGTKSVANMVPKMNNNVEAEDGSVGGGHDATQQQQQQQEQLQQANAGPAGCVSTGTLGSNKKPAVPMKPSKFASIYATPVQNMMQTASSTVASATGSSVGGGGTSNTSNIYAKSNDSSSIIQQSDKPASTTGSATPSAGGRESILELVQLLQTSLKQPVGNISASQWLALSDRLNSLQSSCVTFADNESLPPHAKFHFRELVTRVENQARSLRSASNKNVQDNEKLVQEVGQSLKQISNALHR